The Pseudanabaena sp. ABRG5-3 genome includes the window GCGATCGCTCTATTAATCACCTTTGGCATTTTTGTCGGCTATTTCATCTTCTTTGAGTCCCTCTGGCAAGGACAAACCCCCGGTAAACGCTACGCCAAAATTCGAGTAATCCGCGACGATGGCAGACCTGCGGGACTCTCACAAGCCACCTTGAGAGCCTTGTTGCGTCCCATTGATGATGTTCTATCCATTGGTTTTTTGATGATCGTTTTTAATAAACAAGAAAAACGTTTAGGGGATTTACTAGCAGGAACTGTGGTCATTCAAGAGGAGCGTCCTTCTAGCGATCAGAAACTCATTTTCTCCGATCAATCTGAATCCTTTGCCGCCCAGCTTCTAGAAGTCAGTAATTTATCATTGCTCCTTCCCGATGATTTTGCTTCCATTCGCGAATTTTTGCAGCGTCGCCAACAGATCCAATCTGAAGCCCGCCAAAATCTAAGCCGACAACTTGCCCGCCAGCTTAAATCAATTCTTGAATTGGAGACTATTCCCTTTAAATCCGACGCGGAAACCTTTATAGAATCAGTGTTTTTGGCATATCAGCAACAAACCCAACGGAGGCGATCGCATGGGTAGTTTTGATAAAAGCGATTGGAATTGGCAGATCGAACAGTTTCAACGACGGACGAGTGAGTGGTTAGAACTGAATTTCTTTCCTGCTGCTGAACAGGCGATTCGTGGTACAGATTGGACTCTTTCTGACTGGGTGGTGAATGGCACTATCTGGCTCGCATGGGCAATTCTCGGCAGTGCGATCGCTTGGATGATCTGGCAAATCTTCAAAATTATGCGCCCCTACTTAGAAACAGTTGGTTGGCTCAGACCAAGGATGAGAACAGAGGCAAAAATACCTGTTACTCCTGCTGCCATTGAATGGGAACAGCGATCGCAAAATTTTGCAGGGCAAGGTGAATATCGCGAGGCATGTCGCGCCCTTTATATGGCAATGCTCCAACGTCTCCATGAAGCTACCCTCGCCCCACAGCAACCCAGCCGTACCGATGGCGAGTATTTGCAATTATTGCGGCATATTCCCCGATGGCAAACCTATCAGATTTTGCTAAGTACCCATGAGCGCCTATGTTTTAACGATGAAATGCTTTCTGTAAGTTCCTTTGAACGCTGCCAACAGGCTTATCAAGAACTCAATCATTATCTCAGTAGCATCCGACCATGAACCTCTCGCGAAAAAAAATTTTAGGAATAGCGATCGCCATATTAGTTTCAGTGCTACTGATCTTCTTGAGCGCTCCCAATACCAACCCCCACCCCGGTTCTACCTACAGTCGCTCTCCTCAAGGCTATGGTGCTTGGTATGCCTATATGCTCGATCGCAAATTGCCCATTCAACGCTGGGAAAAACCTTTAAAAGATTTTCTACCTCAACAAAAAGGAACATTACTACGCATTTTCCCCAAACCCTCCAAATTGGCTCTCAGTTCCGAAGAAAAAAAATGGGTCGCCGCAGGTAATACCCTTGTTCAAGTGGGTGTTGCTGCCCCCGTCACGGCTGCTAATTTTCATCAATCTATCGCAAATCCTGCGGGGCTTGTTCAGATTGACACCTCAAGAAGATTTAAGCCCACAGCCTCGCAGCAAGAAATTTTAGGCGATCGCTTTGGGGCAATTGTGCGTCAAGAAAAAATTGAGCAAGGGACTCTCATTCAAGTCAGTACTTCCTATCTTGCTGCTAATGCCTATCAAGAGGCAGCAGGAAACTATGCTCTATTAGCTCAACTGGTCAAGGAAAATCCACCGATATGGGTTGATGAATACCTGCATGGTTATAAAGACAAACAAAGTATGGAA containing:
- a CDS encoding DUF4129 domain-containing protein — encoded protein: MGSFDKSDWNWQIEQFQRRTSEWLELNFFPAAEQAIRGTDWTLSDWVVNGTIWLAWAILGSAIAWMIWQIFKIMRPYLETVGWLRPRMRTEAKIPVTPAAIEWEQRSQNFAGQGEYREACRALYMAMLQRLHEATLAPQQPSRTDGEYLQLLRHIPRWQTYQILLSTHERLCFNDEMLSVSSFERCQQAYQELNHYLSSIRP
- a CDS encoding DUF4350 domain-containing protein codes for the protein MNLSRKKILGIAIAILVSVLLIFLSAPNTNPHPGSTYSRSPQGYGAWYAYMLDRKLPIQRWEKPLKDFLPQQKGTLLRIFPKPSKLALSSEEKKWVAAGNTLVQVGVAAPVTAANFHQSIANPAGLVQIDTSRRFKPTASQQEILGDRFGAIVRQEKIEQGTLIQVSTSYLAANAYQEAAGNYALLAQLVKENPPIWVDEYLHGYKDKQSMEALQEGNWISYLSKTPLLAIAIQAVILLCVLIWSHNQRFGLPQTVEVVKPDNSQAYIHSLAMVLARAGASEFVMQAIGQAEKLALQKKLGLGKTLLSHQELVDAWVETGRSPSELTAVLNPLERKQRISEKQLLTWLEQWQRINSNPESLS
- a CDS encoding RDD family protein, with product MNFFNKITLQTPESVELEFTLAGIGNRAQALMVDYILLGGAIAVVIFTESMLFAQFTPRLQKWYLAIALLITFGIFVGYFIFFESLWQGQTPGKRYAKIRVIRDDGRPAGLSQATLRALLRPIDDVLSIGFLMIVFNKQEKRLGDLLAGTVVIQEERPSSDQKLIFSDQSESFAAQLLEVSNLSLLLPDDFASIREFLQRRQQIQSEARQNLSRQLARQLKSILELETIPFKSDAETFIESVFLAYQQQTQRRRSHG